A single region of the Zootoca vivipara chromosome 2, rZooViv1.1, whole genome shotgun sequence genome encodes:
- the PTPDC1 gene encoding protein tyrosine phosphatase domain-containing protein 1 isoform X1 has translation MFHLGFPPLAIFEDMQQSRTKATVANVVSTGTAMAAGVMLQNELPYCSLVSSSAYLATMSSGRSRRPTAKYTKVGERLRHVIPGHMQCSMACGGRACKYENPTRWSDQEQAVKGLYSSWITDNILAMSRPSTELIEKYNIIEQFQRCGIKTVINLQRPGEHASCGNPLEQESGFTYLPEAFMEAGIYFYNFGWKDYGVASLTTILDMVKVMTFALQEGRVAIHCHAGLGRTGVLIACYLVFATRMTADQAILFVRAKRPNSIQTRGQLLCVREFSQFLIPLRNVFASCEPKAHAVTLSQYLIRQRHLLHGYESRNLKYVPKLIHLVCKLLLDLAENRHVIEEKLLDLPDLSAEIEETVSQLASTQLDKELTRQDSSASEPFSLSGANPLHPNEHECDPLWKRRNIDCLQPLGRAKRRLSYSDSDLRRAVFVCDQGETPWSVPVQMPLCNKTNPPNNCQTLKVDLTQELLVRSTFTFLCQDKTPLDGKEANSPFFHKSRYPGEVQRSQTFSSGLSCDRKEEEAEEDEEELKALNYNCGRKANSYGKKMWCSEDSDSSKAEPEIRNIRDLCESIPHIVVQSELSLEARRTLAAKALANVNEFIGAEEIEQKVEMWQKELNSQNGAWDRICGETDPFILSSLMWSWIEQLKEPLLTKNDVDVLAKNNVDPQEALKLLDKGKYHTILCILNCVVQLETIPTYVEDLLLDRAIKAFTKASSDSEGGLDILKNIFKQILEHQRQYSKDQTETLF, from the exons ATGTTCCACCTTGGCTTTCCTCCTCTGGCTATTTTTGAAGATATGCAACAATCCAGAACTAAGGCTACTGTGGCAAATGTTGTTTCAACAGGTACTGCGATGGCTGCAGGAGTTATGTTGCAAAATGAATTACCCTACTGTTCTCTGGTATCAAGCAGTGCATATCTTGCAACCATGAGTTCAG GAAGGTCTAGGCGTCCGACTGCGAAATACACAAAAGTTGGAGAACGCCTTCGCCATGTCATTCCTGGTCATATGCAGTGTTCTATGGCATGCGGTGGTCGTGCTTGCAAATATGAAAATCCAACTCGGTGGAGTGACCAAGAACAGGCTGTGAAAGGGCTTTACTCTTCCTG GATAACAGATAACATTTTAGCCATGTCTCGACCATCAACAGAACTTATTGAAAAATATAATATTATCGAGCAGTTTCAAAG ATGTGGCATAAAAACAGTAATTAACCTTCAGCGTCCTGGAGAACATGCTAGCTGCGGGAATCCACTGGAACAAGAGAGTGGTTTCACCTACCTTCCTGAAGCTTTCATGGAGGCGGGAA TTTATTTTTATAACTTTGGATGGAAGGATTATGGTGTGGCTTCTCTCACTACTATCCTCGATATGGTAAAAGTGATGACTTTTGCCTTACAGGAAGGGAGAGTAGCTATTCATTGTCATGCAGGACTTGGCAGAACAG GTGTTTTAATAGCTTGTTACTTGGTTTTTGCCACACGAATGACAGCAGACCAAGCAATCCTTTTTGTAAGGGCGAAAAGGCCTAACTCTATCCAAACCAGAGGACAGCTGTTGTGTGTACGGGAGTTTTCGCAGTTCTTGATTCCTCTCAGGAATGTGTTTGCATCTTGTGAACCCAAAGCGCACGCCGTGACTCTTTCCCAGTACCTGATCCGGCAGCGGCATTTGCTCCACGGTTATGAAAGCAGGAACCTCAAGTATGTGCCAAAGCTTATTCATCTGGTTTGCAAATTGCTGTTGGACTTGGCTGAAAACCGGCATGTGATAGAGGAGAAACTTTTGGACCTTCCAGACCTGTCCGCTGAGATTGAAGAGACCGTTTCTCAGCTAGCTTCCACGCAGCTTGATAAAGAGCTGACAAGGCAAGACAGTAGTGCTTCAGAGCCGTTTTCTCTCTCGGGAGCCAACCCTCTTCATCCCAATGAACATGAGTGTGATCCTCTTTGGAAGAGGAGGAACATTGATTGCCTTCAGCCTCTGGGTCGTGCAAAAAGGCGCCTGAGCTACAGCGACTCAGATTTGAGAAGAGCGGTGTTTGTCTGTGACCAAGGAGAGACCCCCTGGTCGGTGCCTGTGCAAATGCCACTCTGCAACAAAACAAACCCACCGAACAATTGCCAGACTCTCAAGGTTGATTTAACCCAAGAACTCTTAGTCCGTAGTACATTTACTTTCTTGTGTCAGGACAAGACGCCTTTAGATGGAAAAGAAGCTAATTCTCCATTTTTCCATAAAAGCAGGTATCCCGGAGAAGTACAGCGTAGCCAAACTTTTTCTTCGGGCCTTTCGTGTGATcggaaggaagaggaggcggaggaagaCGAAGAAGAGCTAAAAGCACTAAACTATAATTGTGGCAGGAAAGCTAATAGCTATGGCAAAAAAATGTGGTGCTCTGAGGACTCGGACTCTTCGAAAGCAGAGCCTGAGATCCGCAATATTCGGGATCTCTGTGAATCGATCCCCCATATTGTTGTGCAGTCAGAACTAAGCCTGGAGGCACGAAGAACGTTGGCAGCCAAGGCCCTGGCAAATGTGAATGAGTTTATAGGAGCAGAAGAAATAGAGCAAAAAGTGGAGATGTGGcag AAAGAACTGAATTCTCAGAATGGAGCCTGGGATAGGATATGCGGCGAGACAGATCCTTTTATCCTCAGTAGTTTGATGTGGTCCTGGATAGAGCAACTTAAAGAACCTCTTCTAACCAAAAATGATGTAGATGTGTTAGCAAAAAACAACGTAGACCCTCAAGAAGCACTTAAATTATTAGACAAG GGAAAATATCACACTATACTGtgcattttaaactgtgtggTGCAATTGGAGACCATACCAACGTACGTGGAGGACCTTCTCCTTGATCGTGCCATTAAAGCATTTACAAAG GCGAGTTCTGATTCGGAAGGTGGGTTGGACATTCTGAAGAATATTTTTAAACAGATATTGGAACACCAAAGACAATACTCCAAAGACCAAACAGAAACCCTCTTTTGA
- the PTPDC1 gene encoding protein tyrosine phosphatase domain-containing protein 1 isoform X3, whose product MFHLGFPPLAIFEDMQQSRTKATVANVVSTGTAMAAGVMLQNELPYCSLVSSSAYLATMSSGRSRRPTAKYTKVGERLRHVIPGHMQCSMACGGRACKYENPTRWSDQEQAVKGLYSSWITDNILAMSRPSTELIEKYNIIEQFQRCGIKTVINLQRPGEHASCGNPLEQESGFTYLPEAFMEAGSVLIACYLVFATRMTADQAILFVRAKRPNSIQTRGQLLCVREFSQFLIPLRNVFASCEPKAHAVTLSQYLIRQRHLLHGYESRNLKYVPKLIHLVCKLLLDLAENRHVIEEKLLDLPDLSAEIEETVSQLASTQLDKELTRQDSSASEPFSLSGANPLHPNEHECDPLWKRRNIDCLQPLGRAKRRLSYSDSDLRRAVFVCDQGETPWSVPVQMPLCNKTNPPNNCQTLKVDLTQELLVRSTFTFLCQDKTPLDGKEANSPFFHKSRYPGEVQRSQTFSSGLSCDRKEEEAEEDEEELKALNYNCGRKANSYGKKMWCSEDSDSSKAEPEIRNIRDLCESIPHIVVQSELSLEARRTLAAKALANVNEFIGAEEIEQKVEMWQKELNSQNGAWDRICGETDPFILSSLMWSWIEQLKEPLLTKNDVDVLAKNNVDPQEALKLLDKGKYHTILCILNCVVQLETIPTYVEDLLLDRAIKAFTKASSDSEGGLDILKNIFKQILEHQRQYSKDQTETLF is encoded by the exons ATGTTCCACCTTGGCTTTCCTCCTCTGGCTATTTTTGAAGATATGCAACAATCCAGAACTAAGGCTACTGTGGCAAATGTTGTTTCAACAGGTACTGCGATGGCTGCAGGAGTTATGTTGCAAAATGAATTACCCTACTGTTCTCTGGTATCAAGCAGTGCATATCTTGCAACCATGAGTTCAG GAAGGTCTAGGCGTCCGACTGCGAAATACACAAAAGTTGGAGAACGCCTTCGCCATGTCATTCCTGGTCATATGCAGTGTTCTATGGCATGCGGTGGTCGTGCTTGCAAATATGAAAATCCAACTCGGTGGAGTGACCAAGAACAGGCTGTGAAAGGGCTTTACTCTTCCTG GATAACAGATAACATTTTAGCCATGTCTCGACCATCAACAGAACTTATTGAAAAATATAATATTATCGAGCAGTTTCAAAG ATGTGGCATAAAAACAGTAATTAACCTTCAGCGTCCTGGAGAACATGCTAGCTGCGGGAATCCACTGGAACAAGAGAGTGGTTTCACCTACCTTCCTGAAGCTTTCATGGAGGCGGGAA GTGTTTTAATAGCTTGTTACTTGGTTTTTGCCACACGAATGACAGCAGACCAAGCAATCCTTTTTGTAAGGGCGAAAAGGCCTAACTCTATCCAAACCAGAGGACAGCTGTTGTGTGTACGGGAGTTTTCGCAGTTCTTGATTCCTCTCAGGAATGTGTTTGCATCTTGTGAACCCAAAGCGCACGCCGTGACTCTTTCCCAGTACCTGATCCGGCAGCGGCATTTGCTCCACGGTTATGAAAGCAGGAACCTCAAGTATGTGCCAAAGCTTATTCATCTGGTTTGCAAATTGCTGTTGGACTTGGCTGAAAACCGGCATGTGATAGAGGAGAAACTTTTGGACCTTCCAGACCTGTCCGCTGAGATTGAAGAGACCGTTTCTCAGCTAGCTTCCACGCAGCTTGATAAAGAGCTGACAAGGCAAGACAGTAGTGCTTCAGAGCCGTTTTCTCTCTCGGGAGCCAACCCTCTTCATCCCAATGAACATGAGTGTGATCCTCTTTGGAAGAGGAGGAACATTGATTGCCTTCAGCCTCTGGGTCGTGCAAAAAGGCGCCTGAGCTACAGCGACTCAGATTTGAGAAGAGCGGTGTTTGTCTGTGACCAAGGAGAGACCCCCTGGTCGGTGCCTGTGCAAATGCCACTCTGCAACAAAACAAACCCACCGAACAATTGCCAGACTCTCAAGGTTGATTTAACCCAAGAACTCTTAGTCCGTAGTACATTTACTTTCTTGTGTCAGGACAAGACGCCTTTAGATGGAAAAGAAGCTAATTCTCCATTTTTCCATAAAAGCAGGTATCCCGGAGAAGTACAGCGTAGCCAAACTTTTTCTTCGGGCCTTTCGTGTGATcggaaggaagaggaggcggaggaagaCGAAGAAGAGCTAAAAGCACTAAACTATAATTGTGGCAGGAAAGCTAATAGCTATGGCAAAAAAATGTGGTGCTCTGAGGACTCGGACTCTTCGAAAGCAGAGCCTGAGATCCGCAATATTCGGGATCTCTGTGAATCGATCCCCCATATTGTTGTGCAGTCAGAACTAAGCCTGGAGGCACGAAGAACGTTGGCAGCCAAGGCCCTGGCAAATGTGAATGAGTTTATAGGAGCAGAAGAAATAGAGCAAAAAGTGGAGATGTGGcag AAAGAACTGAATTCTCAGAATGGAGCCTGGGATAGGATATGCGGCGAGACAGATCCTTTTATCCTCAGTAGTTTGATGTGGTCCTGGATAGAGCAACTTAAAGAACCTCTTCTAACCAAAAATGATGTAGATGTGTTAGCAAAAAACAACGTAGACCCTCAAGAAGCACTTAAATTATTAGACAAG GGAAAATATCACACTATACTGtgcattttaaactgtgtggTGCAATTGGAGACCATACCAACGTACGTGGAGGACCTTCTCCTTGATCGTGCCATTAAAGCATTTACAAAG GCGAGTTCTGATTCGGAAGGTGGGTTGGACATTCTGAAGAATATTTTTAAACAGATATTGGAACACCAAAGACAATACTCCAAAGACCAAACAGAAACCCTCTTTTGA
- the PTPDC1 gene encoding protein tyrosine phosphatase domain-containing protein 1 isoform X2, translated as MAAGVMLQNELPYCSLVSSSAYLATMSSGRSRRPTAKYTKVGERLRHVIPGHMQCSMACGGRACKYENPTRWSDQEQAVKGLYSSWITDNILAMSRPSTELIEKYNIIEQFQRCGIKTVINLQRPGEHASCGNPLEQESGFTYLPEAFMEAGIYFYNFGWKDYGVASLTTILDMVKVMTFALQEGRVAIHCHAGLGRTGVLIACYLVFATRMTADQAILFVRAKRPNSIQTRGQLLCVREFSQFLIPLRNVFASCEPKAHAVTLSQYLIRQRHLLHGYESRNLKYVPKLIHLVCKLLLDLAENRHVIEEKLLDLPDLSAEIEETVSQLASTQLDKELTRQDSSASEPFSLSGANPLHPNEHECDPLWKRRNIDCLQPLGRAKRRLSYSDSDLRRAVFVCDQGETPWSVPVQMPLCNKTNPPNNCQTLKVDLTQELLVRSTFTFLCQDKTPLDGKEANSPFFHKSRYPGEVQRSQTFSSGLSCDRKEEEAEEDEEELKALNYNCGRKANSYGKKMWCSEDSDSSKAEPEIRNIRDLCESIPHIVVQSELSLEARRTLAAKALANVNEFIGAEEIEQKVEMWQKELNSQNGAWDRICGETDPFILSSLMWSWIEQLKEPLLTKNDVDVLAKNNVDPQEALKLLDKGKYHTILCILNCVVQLETIPTYVEDLLLDRAIKAFTKASSDSEGGLDILKNIFKQILEHQRQYSKDQTETLF; from the exons ATGGCTGCAGGAGTTATGTTGCAAAATGAATTACCCTACTGTTCTCTGGTATCAAGCAGTGCATATCTTGCAACCATGAGTTCAG GAAGGTCTAGGCGTCCGACTGCGAAATACACAAAAGTTGGAGAACGCCTTCGCCATGTCATTCCTGGTCATATGCAGTGTTCTATGGCATGCGGTGGTCGTGCTTGCAAATATGAAAATCCAACTCGGTGGAGTGACCAAGAACAGGCTGTGAAAGGGCTTTACTCTTCCTG GATAACAGATAACATTTTAGCCATGTCTCGACCATCAACAGAACTTATTGAAAAATATAATATTATCGAGCAGTTTCAAAG ATGTGGCATAAAAACAGTAATTAACCTTCAGCGTCCTGGAGAACATGCTAGCTGCGGGAATCCACTGGAACAAGAGAGTGGTTTCACCTACCTTCCTGAAGCTTTCATGGAGGCGGGAA TTTATTTTTATAACTTTGGATGGAAGGATTATGGTGTGGCTTCTCTCACTACTATCCTCGATATGGTAAAAGTGATGACTTTTGCCTTACAGGAAGGGAGAGTAGCTATTCATTGTCATGCAGGACTTGGCAGAACAG GTGTTTTAATAGCTTGTTACTTGGTTTTTGCCACACGAATGACAGCAGACCAAGCAATCCTTTTTGTAAGGGCGAAAAGGCCTAACTCTATCCAAACCAGAGGACAGCTGTTGTGTGTACGGGAGTTTTCGCAGTTCTTGATTCCTCTCAGGAATGTGTTTGCATCTTGTGAACCCAAAGCGCACGCCGTGACTCTTTCCCAGTACCTGATCCGGCAGCGGCATTTGCTCCACGGTTATGAAAGCAGGAACCTCAAGTATGTGCCAAAGCTTATTCATCTGGTTTGCAAATTGCTGTTGGACTTGGCTGAAAACCGGCATGTGATAGAGGAGAAACTTTTGGACCTTCCAGACCTGTCCGCTGAGATTGAAGAGACCGTTTCTCAGCTAGCTTCCACGCAGCTTGATAAAGAGCTGACAAGGCAAGACAGTAGTGCTTCAGAGCCGTTTTCTCTCTCGGGAGCCAACCCTCTTCATCCCAATGAACATGAGTGTGATCCTCTTTGGAAGAGGAGGAACATTGATTGCCTTCAGCCTCTGGGTCGTGCAAAAAGGCGCCTGAGCTACAGCGACTCAGATTTGAGAAGAGCGGTGTTTGTCTGTGACCAAGGAGAGACCCCCTGGTCGGTGCCTGTGCAAATGCCACTCTGCAACAAAACAAACCCACCGAACAATTGCCAGACTCTCAAGGTTGATTTAACCCAAGAACTCTTAGTCCGTAGTACATTTACTTTCTTGTGTCAGGACAAGACGCCTTTAGATGGAAAAGAAGCTAATTCTCCATTTTTCCATAAAAGCAGGTATCCCGGAGAAGTACAGCGTAGCCAAACTTTTTCTTCGGGCCTTTCGTGTGATcggaaggaagaggaggcggaggaagaCGAAGAAGAGCTAAAAGCACTAAACTATAATTGTGGCAGGAAAGCTAATAGCTATGGCAAAAAAATGTGGTGCTCTGAGGACTCGGACTCTTCGAAAGCAGAGCCTGAGATCCGCAATATTCGGGATCTCTGTGAATCGATCCCCCATATTGTTGTGCAGTCAGAACTAAGCCTGGAGGCACGAAGAACGTTGGCAGCCAAGGCCCTGGCAAATGTGAATGAGTTTATAGGAGCAGAAGAAATAGAGCAAAAAGTGGAGATGTGGcag AAAGAACTGAATTCTCAGAATGGAGCCTGGGATAGGATATGCGGCGAGACAGATCCTTTTATCCTCAGTAGTTTGATGTGGTCCTGGATAGAGCAACTTAAAGAACCTCTTCTAACCAAAAATGATGTAGATGTGTTAGCAAAAAACAACGTAGACCCTCAAGAAGCACTTAAATTATTAGACAAG GGAAAATATCACACTATACTGtgcattttaaactgtgtggTGCAATTGGAGACCATACCAACGTACGTGGAGGACCTTCTCCTTGATCGTGCCATTAAAGCATTTACAAAG GCGAGTTCTGATTCGGAAGGTGGGTTGGACATTCTGAAGAATATTTTTAAACAGATATTGGAACACCAAAGACAATACTCCAAAGACCAAACAGAAACCCTCTTTTGA
- the PTPDC1 gene encoding protein tyrosine phosphatase domain-containing protein 1 isoform X4, translated as MQGSPKRRLTVNIFSNFFQGRRHSSSDPLLRILQRRRSSVVEVLSTSTHRVMVAISSVSPEELSAAFHEKKRRSRRPTAKYTKVGERLRHVIPGHMQCSMACGGRACKYENPTRWSDQEQAVKGLYSSWITDNILAMSRPSTELIEKYNIIEQFQRCGIKTVINLQRPGEHASCGNPLEQESGFTYLPEAFMEAGIYFYNFGWKDYGVASLTTILDMVKVMTFALQEGRVAIHCHAGLGRTGVLIACYLVFATRMTADQAILFVRAKRPNSIQTRGQLLCVREFSQFLIPLRNVFASCEPKAHAVTLSQYLIRQRHLLHGYESRNLKYVPKLIHLVCKLLLDLAENRHVIEEKLLDLPDLSAEIEETVSQLASTQLDKELTRQDSSASEPFSLSGANPLHPNEHECDPLWKRRNIDCLQPLGRAKRRLSYSDSDLRRAVFVCDQGETPWSVPVQMPLCNKTNPPNNCQTLKVDLTQELLVRSTFTFLCQDKTPLDGKEANSPFFHKSRYPGEVQRSQTFSSGLSCDRKEEEAEEDEEELKALNYNCGRKANSYGKKMWCSEDSDSSKAEPEIRNIRDLCESIPHIVVQSELSLEARRTLAAKALANVNEFIGAEEIEQKVEMWQKELNSQNGAWDRICGETDPFILSSLMWSWIEQLKEPLLTKNDVDVLAKNNVDPQEALKLLDKGKYHTILCILNCVVQLETIPTYVEDLLLDRAIKAFTKASSDSEGGLDILKNIFKQILEHQRQYSKDQTETLF; from the exons ATGCAAGGCTCACCCAAAAGACGCTTGACAGTGAATATTTTTAGCAACTTTTTTCAGGGCCGGAGACATTCCTCCTCTGATCCTCTTCTCCGCATACTCCAAAGGCGACGGAGCTCTGTTGTAGAGGTCCTCTCGACTTCTACGCATAGAGTTATGGTGGCCATTTCCTCTGTAAGCCCCGAGGAGCTAAGTGCTGCTTTCCATGAGAAAAAAA GAAGGTCTAGGCGTCCGACTGCGAAATACACAAAAGTTGGAGAACGCCTTCGCCATGTCATTCCTGGTCATATGCAGTGTTCTATGGCATGCGGTGGTCGTGCTTGCAAATATGAAAATCCAACTCGGTGGAGTGACCAAGAACAGGCTGTGAAAGGGCTTTACTCTTCCTG GATAACAGATAACATTTTAGCCATGTCTCGACCATCAACAGAACTTATTGAAAAATATAATATTATCGAGCAGTTTCAAAG ATGTGGCATAAAAACAGTAATTAACCTTCAGCGTCCTGGAGAACATGCTAGCTGCGGGAATCCACTGGAACAAGAGAGTGGTTTCACCTACCTTCCTGAAGCTTTCATGGAGGCGGGAA TTTATTTTTATAACTTTGGATGGAAGGATTATGGTGTGGCTTCTCTCACTACTATCCTCGATATGGTAAAAGTGATGACTTTTGCCTTACAGGAAGGGAGAGTAGCTATTCATTGTCATGCAGGACTTGGCAGAACAG GTGTTTTAATAGCTTGTTACTTGGTTTTTGCCACACGAATGACAGCAGACCAAGCAATCCTTTTTGTAAGGGCGAAAAGGCCTAACTCTATCCAAACCAGAGGACAGCTGTTGTGTGTACGGGAGTTTTCGCAGTTCTTGATTCCTCTCAGGAATGTGTTTGCATCTTGTGAACCCAAAGCGCACGCCGTGACTCTTTCCCAGTACCTGATCCGGCAGCGGCATTTGCTCCACGGTTATGAAAGCAGGAACCTCAAGTATGTGCCAAAGCTTATTCATCTGGTTTGCAAATTGCTGTTGGACTTGGCTGAAAACCGGCATGTGATAGAGGAGAAACTTTTGGACCTTCCAGACCTGTCCGCTGAGATTGAAGAGACCGTTTCTCAGCTAGCTTCCACGCAGCTTGATAAAGAGCTGACAAGGCAAGACAGTAGTGCTTCAGAGCCGTTTTCTCTCTCGGGAGCCAACCCTCTTCATCCCAATGAACATGAGTGTGATCCTCTTTGGAAGAGGAGGAACATTGATTGCCTTCAGCCTCTGGGTCGTGCAAAAAGGCGCCTGAGCTACAGCGACTCAGATTTGAGAAGAGCGGTGTTTGTCTGTGACCAAGGAGAGACCCCCTGGTCGGTGCCTGTGCAAATGCCACTCTGCAACAAAACAAACCCACCGAACAATTGCCAGACTCTCAAGGTTGATTTAACCCAAGAACTCTTAGTCCGTAGTACATTTACTTTCTTGTGTCAGGACAAGACGCCTTTAGATGGAAAAGAAGCTAATTCTCCATTTTTCCATAAAAGCAGGTATCCCGGAGAAGTACAGCGTAGCCAAACTTTTTCTTCGGGCCTTTCGTGTGATcggaaggaagaggaggcggaggaagaCGAAGAAGAGCTAAAAGCACTAAACTATAATTGTGGCAGGAAAGCTAATAGCTATGGCAAAAAAATGTGGTGCTCTGAGGACTCGGACTCTTCGAAAGCAGAGCCTGAGATCCGCAATATTCGGGATCTCTGTGAATCGATCCCCCATATTGTTGTGCAGTCAGAACTAAGCCTGGAGGCACGAAGAACGTTGGCAGCCAAGGCCCTGGCAAATGTGAATGAGTTTATAGGAGCAGAAGAAATAGAGCAAAAAGTGGAGATGTGGcag AAAGAACTGAATTCTCAGAATGGAGCCTGGGATAGGATATGCGGCGAGACAGATCCTTTTATCCTCAGTAGTTTGATGTGGTCCTGGATAGAGCAACTTAAAGAACCTCTTCTAACCAAAAATGATGTAGATGTGTTAGCAAAAAACAACGTAGACCCTCAAGAAGCACTTAAATTATTAGACAAG GGAAAATATCACACTATACTGtgcattttaaactgtgtggTGCAATTGGAGACCATACCAACGTACGTGGAGGACCTTCTCCTTGATCGTGCCATTAAAGCATTTACAAAG GCGAGTTCTGATTCGGAAGGTGGGTTGGACATTCTGAAGAATATTTTTAAACAGATATTGGAACACCAAAGACAATACTCCAAAGACCAAACAGAAACCCTCTTTTGA